A stretch of the Candidatus Bandiella numerosa genome encodes the following:
- the flgH gene encoding flagellar basal body L-ring protein FlgH translates to MINLSKALKYTYYLTLLSSLLIFSGCTSMWDQLKNVGNPPKINEVNVYNKDNLDEVYSKNVQNQDESLSSNSLWTPDSKTFFFRERKAKDVGDILKIKIVIEDKAKLNNKTTKQRKSGKNMGIPKLFGLENSIKNGNKNVDPSKLLGINSDSDSTGDGQIDRKETISTNVAATIIRILPNGNFLIKGSQEIRVNYELREITVAGIVRPEDIGSDNSVDLDQIAEARVSYGGRGQISQYQQDPYGKQVLDIISPF, encoded by the coding sequence ATGATTAATTTAAGTAAAGCATTAAAATACACATATTATCTTACACTTTTAAGTTCATTGTTGATTTTTTCGGGGTGTACCTCGATGTGGGATCAGCTTAAAAACGTTGGTAATCCACCTAAAATAAACGAAGTAAACGTTTATAATAAAGATAATTTAGATGAAGTGTATTCAAAAAATGTGCAAAATCAAGATGAGTCATTGTCTAGCAATTCTTTGTGGACACCAGATTCTAAGACTTTCTTTTTTAGGGAAAGAAAGGCAAAGGATGTTGGTGATATTTTAAAAATAAAAATCGTAATTGAAGACAAGGCAAAATTGAATAATAAAACTACCAAGCAAAGAAAAAGTGGTAAGAATATGGGGATTCCAAAGTTATTTGGTTTAGAGAATAGTATTAAAAATGGTAACAAAAATGTTGATCCAAGTAAATTATTGGGTATTAATTCTGATTCTGATAGTACTGGTGATGGGCAAATCGATAGAAAAGAAACGATTAGTACTAATGTTGCAGCAACTATAATAAGGATTTTGCCTAATGGTAATTTCCTAATTAAAGGATCGCAGGAAATACGAGTTAATTATGAATTGAGGGAGATTACAGTAGCTGGAATTGTGAGACCAGAAGATATCGGTAGTGATAACTCAGTTGATCTAGATCAAATTGCGGAAGCTAGAGTGTCGTATGGTGGTAGAGGGCAAATATCTCAATATCAACAAGACCCATATGGAAAACAAGTTCTTGACATAATATCACCATTTTAG
- a CDS encoding RsmE family RNA methyltransferase, giving the protein MSSIRLLLVVKLSSLESISLTKEDAHYLMNVMKVKSGDVIRAYNEHDGEWVCKIEVENKRNIFLIPFEKTDNILCKSKVILAFALLKRQNNSLIVQKATELNVREIYPLITDRTIVKTINIDKLNIVAKEASEQCGRLDIPIIHNILNLEGLLNLTKNKNVLVCHNHRDARSILDLNKIIDYNNDTVLLIGPEGGFSNEEINMFERLNMAFVKLGNYTLRAETAMIASIFAIQNLLYPNK; this is encoded by the coding sequence ATGAGTAGCATCAGATTATTATTGGTAGTTAAATTGAGTAGTTTAGAGAGTATTTCTCTAACGAAAGAGGACGCTCATTACCTAATGAATGTAATGAAAGTGAAGTCTGGTGATGTTATCAGGGCATATAATGAGCATGATGGCGAGTGGGTTTGTAAAATTGAGGTGGAAAATAAGCGAAATATTTTTTTAATTCCTTTTGAAAAAACAGATAACATTTTATGTAAATCTAAGGTGATTTTAGCATTCGCATTATTAAAACGACAAAACAATAGTTTAATTGTTCAAAAAGCGACTGAGTTGAATGTTAGGGAGATATATCCTTTAATAACTGATAGAACAATAGTAAAAACTATTAACATAGATAAGCTAAATATTGTTGCTAAGGAAGCGTCAGAACAATGTGGGAGACTTGATATTCCAATAATTCATAATATCTTGAATTTGGAAGGACTACTAAATCTTACCAAAAACAAAAATGTATTAGTATGTCATAATCATAGAGATGCGAGAAGTATTTTGGATTTAAACAAAATAATAGACTACAATAATGATACAGTACTTTTAATTGGTCCCGAGGGAGGTTTTTCTAATGAAGAGATCAATATGTTTGAACGGCTTAATATGGCTTTTGTGAAATTGGGAAATTATACTTTAAGAGCAGAGACAGCGATGATAGCATCTATATTTGCTATCCAGAATTTATTATACCCAAACAAATAA
- a CDS encoding amino acid ABC transporter ATP-binding protein: protein MIKVINITKNYRDIEVVKNVSFDFKIGHVYSIIGSSGSGKSTFLKCIAGLEKLDSGNIEYGDITKQNIGFIFQHFNLFANMTVLENITYAPQKVLKINKHDAIGYARGLLKKVNLDSSIENQYPANISGGQKQRVAIARTLCMKPKIILYDEPTSALDPENTAEVLTVIKNLSKSENLLNIIVTHHMKFAQNISDEILFFDKGKIVEKNLAKDFFAKPKSTRLKEFLSKVRKIDEN from the coding sequence ATGATAAAAGTAATTAATATTACAAAAAATTATAGAGATATTGAAGTAGTAAAAAATGTTTCTTTTGATTTTAAAATAGGGCACGTATATTCAATAATCGGCTCTTCAGGAAGTGGAAAATCTACTTTTTTAAAATGCATTGCAGGATTGGAAAAGCTGGATAGTGGTAATATAGAATATGGAGATATTACCAAACAAAACATTGGTTTTATTTTTCAGCATTTCAATCTTTTTGCCAACATGACGGTGCTTGAAAACATAACTTACGCTCCACAAAAAGTACTAAAAATTAATAAGCATGATGCTATTGGTTATGCTAGAGGACTTTTAAAAAAAGTTAACCTTGACTCATCAATTGAAAACCAATATCCAGCAAACATTTCAGGCGGACAAAAACAAAGGGTAGCTATTGCAAGAACCTTGTGCATGAAGCCTAAAATTATACTGTACGATGAACCAACCTCAGCTTTAGATCCAGAGAACACTGCAGAGGTTTTGACCGTAATAAAAAATCTTTCTAAATCAGAAAATTTACTTAATATTATTGTAACACATCATATGAAATTTGCTCAAAATATCTCTGATGAAATCCTTTTCTTTGATAAAGGTAAAATAGTGGAGAAAAATTTAGCAAAGGATTTTTTCGCAAAGCCTAAAAGCACAAGATTGAAAGAATTTTTATCAAAAGTTAGAAAAATAGATGAAAATTAA
- the folP gene encoding dihydropteroate synthase, whose translation MTKLVGILNYNSDSFSDGGKYNNLQGAKYRIDELFKEGADIVDIGASATSYGAPLVSESEELKRLKPLLEEISPKNISIDSYHYTTIKYAVDKGITYINDVNGGKDPKVLELVAANHNLNYICMKSIVLPADKKIRIESTNEIYDWVGKKIEECEKYGIQKERLIIDPGLGFSTNSNQSMDILKNVKDLKEYGIKICIGHSRKSFFEAIQEYEVYDKDIDTLTASLYLLFHEIDYVRIHNVKMHKRSFIIFSNLLNRID comes from the coding sequence ATGACTAAGCTTGTTGGTATACTGAATTACAATTCAGATTCTTTTTCCGATGGTGGAAAGTATAATAACCTTCAAGGTGCAAAATACCGTATAGATGAGTTATTTAAAGAAGGAGCTGATATAGTTGATATTGGAGCAAGTGCTACTTCTTATGGGGCACCTTTAGTATCAGAATCTGAGGAATTAAAAAGACTGAAACCTTTGTTAGAAGAAATAAGCCCTAAAAACATCAGTATAGACAGCTATCATTACACCACTATAAAGTATGCAGTGGACAAAGGCATAACATATATAAATGATGTAAATGGTGGTAAAGACCCGAAGGTATTAGAACTTGTTGCCGCAAATCACAACTTAAACTATATCTGCATGAAAAGTATAGTTTTGCCAGCTGATAAAAAAATACGAATTGAATCAACTAACGAAATTTATGATTGGGTAGGTAAAAAAATTGAAGAATGTGAAAAATATGGAATTCAAAAAGAACGCCTTATTATTGACCCAGGCTTAGGATTTTCCACTAATTCCAATCAATCAATGGATATATTAAAAAATGTTAAAGATTTAAAAGAATATGGAATCAAAATATGTATTGGTCATTCAAGAAAATCTTTTTTTGAGGCTATACAAGAATATGAAGTCTATGATAAAGATATTGATACTTTAACGGCATCTCTTTATCTACTATTTCATGAAATAGATTATGTTAGAATTCATAATGTTAAAATGCATAAGAGGTCTTTTATAATTTTCTCTAACTTGCTGAATAGAATTGATTAA
- the xseA gene encoding exodeoxyribonuclease VII large subunit has translation MLFQEHKIANKNFSEDENPYTVTEISLIIKQYVESTFKDISVKGEVSSIKIASSGHIYFSLKDENAVINSICWRYVAVKLPIQLEDGMEIICEGSISTYPGRSNYQLIIKDIRLAGEGILLARLEEMRKKLENEGLFDKRHKKALPKIPQKVGIITSLKGAVIQDIIHRLKDRFPTETLIWDVVVQGNEAAGYIVEAIEGLNNLPSHISPPDVIIIARGGGSIEDLWPFNEEILVRAVFNSKIPIVSAIGHESDNTLIDLVADVRAPTPTAAAELITPDKVEIHIRLDKVKATLNNVLPNFINFKKAELKGVLANFKNTTTHFEQLDNKLANFTTSLKVSVNSLFKNYEWKIESLKISSTNLMHLTNSCDEKLSNLLWKLTKLYKNKLDEISANLDSSKKLLISYNYHNVLKRGYALIKNKQKKIIKSFNDLDKVQLIEIEFHDGSAFGEFKVNVNAKNKSTLQKGSDHKIQNKLPF, from the coding sequence ATGCTTTTTCAAGAACATAAAATAGCTAATAAGAATTTTAGTGAAGATGAAAATCCTTATACCGTAACGGAAATATCTCTTATTATAAAGCAATATGTTGAGAGTACTTTTAAGGATATTTCAGTTAAAGGGGAAGTCTCTAGCATTAAAATCGCAAGTTCTGGACATATATACTTTTCACTTAAAGATGAAAATGCAGTTATAAATTCAATATGCTGGAGGTATGTTGCTGTAAAATTACCAATCCAATTAGAAGATGGTATGGAGATAATATGTGAAGGGAGTATTAGTACATATCCTGGAAGATCAAACTATCAATTAATCATTAAAGATATAAGGTTGGCTGGTGAGGGAATTCTTCTTGCAAGACTTGAAGAAATGCGAAAAAAACTGGAAAATGAAGGTCTATTTGATAAAAGACATAAAAAAGCCTTACCGAAAATTCCACAAAAAGTTGGTATAATTACATCACTAAAGGGTGCTGTGATACAAGATATAATTCATAGATTGAAAGATAGGTTTCCTACAGAGACATTAATTTGGGATGTAGTTGTCCAGGGGAATGAAGCTGCAGGGTATATTGTTGAAGCTATAGAGGGGTTAAATAATTTACCAAGTCATATTTCTCCACCAGATGTTATTATCATAGCAAGAGGAGGTGGATCAATTGAAGATTTATGGCCTTTTAATGAGGAGATATTGGTTAGAGCAGTATTTAATTCAAAAATTCCAATAGTGTCTGCTATAGGTCATGAAAGTGATAATACATTGATTGATTTAGTTGCAGATGTGAGAGCTCCAACTCCTACGGCTGCTGCTGAATTGATTACGCCTGATAAAGTAGAAATCCATATAAGGTTAGATAAAGTTAAAGCTACCTTGAATAATGTTTTGCCAAATTTTATCAATTTTAAAAAAGCGGAATTAAAAGGGGTATTAGCCAATTTTAAAAATACAACTACACATTTTGAACAACTTGATAATAAGCTTGCGAATTTTACGACTTCGTTAAAGGTGAGTGTTAACTCATTATTTAAAAATTATGAATGGAAGATTGAATCTTTAAAAATATCTTCTACTAATTTAATGCACTTAACAAATTCTTGTGATGAAAAGCTAAGTAATTTATTGTGGAAATTAACCAAGTTATACAAAAATAAATTAGATGAAATTTCAGCTAATCTGGATTCTTCAAAAAAATTACTGATATCATATAATTACCATAATGTCTTAAAAAGAGGGTATGCATTAATAAAAAATAAGCAAAAAAAAATAATAAAATCTTTTAATGACCTGGATAAAGTTCAGTTAATTGAAATTGAATTTCATGATGGTAGTGCTTTTGGTGAATTTAAAGTTAATGTTAATGCTAAAAATAAATCCACACTACAAAAAGGTAGTGATCATAAAATACAAAATAAATTACCTTTTTAA
- a CDS encoding amino acid ABC transporter permease: MNILDFTSYQQYQDILYVFKIAQYIYKGVFTTLLYSVLAAVFGLILGTILAIFRYSNNKILLNSVKIYVSVVRGTPFLLQLFFIYFALPGILKINIPIFVAGILALSLNSAAYVAEIIRGGIESVDKGQFEAAKSLSIPYLEMMLNIIIPQALRSILPSLINEVINLIKESAVIGIIGIADLMRRAQIIAAEKYDFVTPLCIAAIFYYIIICIIAHIGTTVEKKLNDKSN, from the coding sequence ATGAATATTCTGGATTTTACATCATATCAGCAATATCAAGATATTTTATATGTTTTTAAGATAGCTCAATACATTTATAAAGGCGTTTTTACTACATTACTTTATTCTGTTTTAGCAGCTGTTTTTGGTCTTATATTAGGAACTATATTGGCAATTTTTAGATATTCAAATAATAAAATTTTACTCAATTCTGTTAAAATATATGTATCAGTGGTGCGAGGAACGCCATTTCTTTTACAATTATTTTTTATTTACTTTGCTCTTCCTGGAATATTAAAAATTAACATCCCAATATTTGTTGCAGGTATTTTAGCACTTTCTTTAAATTCGGCTGCATATGTTGCAGAAATTATAAGAGGAGGTATTGAGTCTGTTGACAAAGGACAATTTGAGGCAGCAAAGTCACTATCTATACCATACTTAGAAATGATGCTTAACATCATTATACCTCAAGCTTTAAGAAGTATTTTACCATCCCTAATCAATGAAGTAATAAATTTAATTAAGGAATCTGCAGTAATTGGTATAATAGGAATAGCTGATTTAATGAGAAGAGCACAAATCATCGCTGCAGAAAAGTATGATTTTGTTACTCCTTTATGTATTGCTGCCATATTTTACTATATAATCATTTGCATTATTGCACATATTGGAACAACTGTTGAAAAAAAATTGAATGATAAAAGTAATTAA
- a CDS encoding flagellar hook-basal body protein: MSNFRALNIAATGMSAQQKRVDTAANNLANSNTPGFKKSIAEFNELPYQTERVAGMGDRSEGEYYSQGIQYGTGVGIGATSINFAPGEGLERSKESLSLQINDNTGNNFFVINLPNDEKAYTRNGQFTLDNEGRITTTEGYIVDPEVIVPVDRKDSVEITSKGIIRVKLKDDKDTDPATELGRINLAKFINPQGLEQVGSSLFKATNASGEAIEGNAGEGDFAGVKISQGYLEASNTNSLTTMTDLIKSQQVYSMNSKVIQTSEKMLDDIVRIKG, from the coding sequence ATGTCTAATTTTAGAGCGCTAAATATTGCTGCAACTGGGATGTCAGCTCAGCAAAAAAGAGTTGATACTGCCGCTAACAACCTAGCAAATTCAAATACGCCGGGGTTTAAAAAAAGTATTGCTGAATTCAATGAACTTCCTTATCAAACGGAAAGAGTTGCTGGTATGGGAGATCGATCTGAAGGAGAATATTATTCACAAGGTATTCAATATGGAACTGGTGTGGGAATTGGAGCAACATCAATAAATTTTGCTCCTGGAGAGGGGTTAGAGCGTTCTAAGGAAAGTTTAAGTCTTCAAATAAACGATAATACCGGAAATAACTTTTTTGTTATAAACCTTCCTAATGACGAAAAAGCATACACTAGAAATGGTCAATTTACACTGGATAATGAAGGTAGAATTACGACTACGGAGGGATATATAGTTGATCCTGAGGTAATAGTTCCAGTAGATAGGAAGGATTCAGTTGAAATTACCTCAAAAGGAATAATACGAGTTAAACTTAAAGATGATAAAGATACTGATCCTGCTACTGAATTAGGGAGAATTAATTTGGCAAAATTCATTAATCCTCAGGGATTAGAGCAAGTAGGAAGTAGTTTGTTTAAAGCGACCAATGCTTCTGGTGAAGCTATTGAAGGCAATGCTGGTGAGGGAGATTTTGCTGGAGTAAAAATTAGTCAGGGTTATTTGGAAGCATCTAATACTAATTCTTTAACTACAATGACTGATTTAATTAAATCGCAACAAGTTTACTCTATGAACTCTAAAGTAATACAAACTTCAGAAAAGATGCTTGATGATATTGTTCGAATAAAAGGATAA
- the coaE gene encoding dephospho-CoA kinase (Dephospho-CoA kinase (CoaE) performs the final step in coenzyme A biosynthesis.) — protein sequence MRRKLNPRYGSLIGITGNICTGKSLTLKVFKKMGFQTVSMDKYVNDTMNTDTSLKNKIAERFPNSLVNGDISKKILGDIVFHNKNAMHDLENIFTPYTKEKIQQISNEVHQNKGRSTVVEIPLLFEKKREKYFDVIIYLFSSTKTMLNRALSRTSMTENKFFAILDNQIPKKEVFHKADYLIYNENRHYLLKSIQTIILHDRFKRSCSRY from the coding sequence ATGAGGCGTAAATTAAATCCTAGATATGGTTCTTTAATAGGCATAACTGGCAATATTTGCACTGGCAAAAGTTTAACACTCAAAGTTTTTAAAAAAATGGGATTTCAAACAGTTTCCATGGATAAATATGTTAATGACACGATGAACACAGATACCTCCTTAAAAAACAAAATTGCTGAGAGATTTCCAAATTCATTGGTAAATGGAGATATTTCAAAAAAAATACTGGGAGACATTGTTTTTCATAATAAAAATGCAATGCATGATTTAGAAAATATTTTCACGCCTTACACAAAGGAAAAAATTCAACAAATCTCAAATGAAGTGCATCAAAATAAAGGTCGCTCTACTGTAGTAGAAATACCACTATTATTTGAAAAAAAGAGAGAAAAGTATTTTGATGTAATAATTTACCTTTTTTCATCTACAAAAACTATGTTAAATAGGGCACTAAGTAGAACCAGTATGACTGAAAATAAATTTTTTGCGATTCTAGATAATCAAATTCCAAAAAAAGAAGTATTTCACAAAGCTGATTATTTAATCTACAATGAGAATCGGCATTATTTATTAAAATCAATACAAACCATTATATTACATGACAGATTTAAGAGAAGTTGTTCTAGATACTGA
- the flgF gene encoding flagellar basal-body rod protein FlgF gives MVIIIKLENISILAKYVAICIIVFGVYLFTLMQVSLAMDNSIYATLSNQVALNDELSITANNMANANTTGFKKDLQIMSSYVTKDKIADLKMPNDIASISDFTPGSLNQTGRPFDIAINGEGFFMIETPNGNFYTRNGRFLINNEGALIDQHGNYVLSDDGGQIAVPLQNESVHINRNGNIYISENFIGNIGVFNFSDVKLLRKAGNNYFKTKLEGIPSEKYQLLQGFLEESNTSPIIETTKLIDLQKKFSMSSNLITDVYGMQRNSFRVISK, from the coding sequence ATGGTTATTATAATTAAATTAGAAAATATATCTATTTTAGCTAAGTATGTAGCTATTTGTATTATTGTATTTGGTGTGTATTTATTTACGCTGATGCAGGTGTCTTTAGCTATGGATAATAGTATTTATGCGACATTATCTAACCAAGTAGCGTTGAATGATGAGCTAAGTATAACAGCTAATAATATGGCTAATGCGAACACTACTGGATTTAAGAAAGATTTGCAAATTATGTCTAGTTACGTTACTAAAGACAAAATTGCTGATTTGAAGATGCCAAATGATATAGCGTCAATATCAGATTTTACGCCAGGAAGTTTGAATCAAACTGGCAGACCTTTCGATATAGCCATTAATGGTGAAGGGTTTTTTATGATCGAAACTCCCAATGGAAATTTTTATACTAGAAACGGGAGATTTTTAATTAATAATGAAGGAGCTTTAATTGATCAGCATGGAAATTATGTTTTATCTGACGATGGTGGCCAGATAGCAGTTCCTTTACAAAATGAAAGTGTACATATAAATAGAAATGGTAATATATATATATCTGAAAATTTCATTGGAAATATAGGGGTGTTTAATTTTTCGGATGTAAAATTGTTGAGAAAAGCTGGAAATAACTATTTTAAAACGAAGCTTGAGGGTATTCCTTCTGAAAAATATCAATTATTACAGGGATTTTTAGAGGAATCTAATACTAGTCCAATAATTGAGACAACGAAATTGATTGATTTGCAAAAGAAATTTTCTATGAGTTCAAATTTGATTACTGATGTATATGGTATGCAAAGAAATTCTTTTAGAGTAATAAGTAAATAA
- a CDS encoding type II toxin-antitoxin system RatA family toxin — MFKYSNSKIIDQNANKVFEVVIDVKNYPKFIPWCYGVKIISKSENEIIADLIILFKAVSLKYTSRVIIENNIKNTGIALIETKMIKGPFKFLESSWKLKKIDETITYVDFNIKFLLKSKLLEKLLAPLFNNACSKILNSFNDHIKNSP, encoded by the coding sequence ATGTTTAAATATTCTAATAGCAAAATTATTGACCAAAATGCAAATAAAGTTTTTGAAGTAGTAATTGACGTTAAAAATTATCCAAAATTTATACCATGGTGTTATGGAGTAAAAATTATTTCTAAGTCAGAAAATGAAATTATAGCTGACCTAATTATACTATTTAAAGCTGTAAGTTTAAAATACACATCGAGAGTTATAATAGAGAATAACATAAAAAATACTGGAATTGCTTTAATTGAGACCAAAATGATCAAAGGTCCCTTTAAATTTCTTGAATCAAGTTGGAAGTTAAAAAAGATTGATGAAACAATAACATATGTTGATTTTAATATAAAATTTTTACTAAAATCCAAATTATTAGAAAAATTATTAGCCCCTTTATTCAATAATGCATGTTCAAAAATCTTAAATTCTTTTAATGATCATATAAAAAATTCACCATAA
- the dnaQ gene encoding DNA polymerase III subunit epsilon, translating into MTDLREVVLDTESTGLDYKQGDRIIEIGCIELINKVKTNNYFHTYVNPERGVSKGAYDVHGISSDFLKDKPLFSDIAKDFYSFIKDSTLVIHNAKFDIGFINNEFQMVGMPKITMSGIIDTLLVARKKFPGSPASLDALCKRFNISLDKRNKHGALIDSELLAMVYVELISNEQTKFQFQIVNHNNASTNSQKENFPNRKFKLSEDEKNAHKELIKNISKPLWNKYN; encoded by the coding sequence ATGACAGATTTAAGAGAAGTTGTTCTAGATACTGAATCAACAGGACTAGATTATAAACAAGGAGATAGGATTATTGAGATAGGATGTATAGAGCTCATTAACAAAGTTAAAACTAATAATTATTTTCATACATATGTGAATCCTGAAAGAGGAGTTAGTAAAGGAGCTTATGATGTACATGGAATTTCAAGTGATTTCCTAAAGGATAAACCTTTATTTTCGGATATTGCAAAAGATTTTTACTCATTTATTAAAGATTCCACACTGGTTATTCATAATGCAAAATTTGATATTGGCTTCATTAATAATGAATTCCAAATGGTGGGAATGCCAAAAATCACAATGAGCGGTATTATTGATACATTATTAGTCGCAAGAAAAAAATTTCCTGGCTCTCCCGCTAGTCTAGATGCTTTGTGCAAAAGATTTAATATTAGTTTAGACAAAAGAAATAAACACGGTGCTTTGATAGATTCAGAATTACTCGCAATGGTATACGTTGAATTGATAAGTAATGAACAAACTAAATTTCAGTTTCAAATTGTAAATCATAATAACGCAAGCACTAATTCACAGAAAGAAAATTTTCCAAATAGAAAATTTAAACTATCTGAAGATGAAAAAAATGCACATAAAGAGCTTATAAAAAATATTTCAAAACCCCTTTGGAATAAATATAATTAA
- the flgA gene encoding flagellar basal body P-ring formation chaperone FlgA, with product MIRFFVFFVASMSLVNCQALTFDELENVVTTEVQKAQKYPNIKVQISSHNDLTGNNIVLEGVDFNEKDKFIANVLLGDKQYKLHGSYYKYLSAPAAKHRISKGKVIDEDDIIMNDFAIDLFKSTTIIEPNKIIGMVSKINIDQNSLFKTNDLKPLIIVAKGDLVTLEFTRNNLEIKTTGVALDSGGLDDLIKVRVQDTKKVIVGKILSSSLVQVKKND from the coding sequence ATGATTAGATTTTTTGTTTTTTTTGTGGCTTCAATGTCTCTTGTTAATTGTCAAGCCTTGACATTTGATGAGTTGGAAAATGTAGTTACAACTGAAGTTCAAAAAGCACAAAAATATCCAAATATAAAAGTACAAATCTCTTCGCACAATGATTTGACGGGTAATAATATTGTTTTGGAGGGAGTTGATTTTAATGAGAAGGATAAATTTATTGCGAATGTATTATTGGGTGATAAGCAATATAAATTGCATGGGTCATATTATAAATACTTATCAGCTCCAGCTGCAAAACACAGGATATCTAAAGGTAAAGTTATAGACGAAGATGATATAATTATGAACGATTTTGCTATTGATTTATTTAAATCAACTACGATTATCGAACCCAACAAAATTATTGGAATGGTTAGTAAAATAAATATTGATCAAAATAGCTTATTTAAAACAAATGATTTAAAACCTTTAATAATAGTTGCAAAAGGTGATTTAGTAACGTTGGAATTTACCAGGAACAATTTAGAAATTAAAACAACTGGTGTTGCCTTGGATTCAGGTGGCCTGGACGATTTGATAAAAGTACGAGTTCAAGACACCAAAAAAGTTATTGTTGGTAAAATATTAAGCTCATCACTAGTACAAGTAAAAAAGAATGATTAA
- a CDS encoding D-alanyl-D-alanine carboxypeptidase family protein: MQLKKFSELFLINLFFIYFLLQPFQAYSRPISLEPSIFKSSNYASIVVNAKTGRVLFEKNADQKRYPASLTKMMTLYITFESLKKNKLSPLQKLTVSKHASEQPKSNIDLKRGQKITVRQAINALIVKSANDAAVVLGEAISGDRKKFIQLMNITAKKLNMKNTNFQNPHGLHHEEQYTTARDMAKLASALKRDFPKYYHLFSMTSFIYRGKEIKGHNRVLKRYAWADGLKTGYVNASGFNLATSTKKPEANLVAIVMGGQTARMRDDHMIDLLNNAYARLGVKEKVKNESISQSKFLNAKRDVFQYVSESSKRATNNNDVLEIH; encoded by the coding sequence ATGCAGTTGAAAAAGTTCTCTGAATTATTTTTGATAAATCTATTTTTTATCTATTTTTTATTACAACCATTTCAGGCATACTCTAGGCCTATAAGTCTTGAGCCTTCTATATTTAAATCCTCTAATTATGCAAGTATAGTTGTTAATGCTAAAACAGGTAGAGTGCTTTTTGAAAAAAATGCAGATCAAAAAAGGTATCCTGCTTCACTTACTAAAATGATGACTTTATATATCACTTTTGAATCCTTAAAGAAAAATAAACTATCACCATTACAAAAACTCACGGTGTCAAAACATGCTTCAGAGCAGCCAAAAAGTAATATTGATCTAAAGCGTGGGCAAAAAATTACTGTACGTCAAGCTATTAATGCATTAATAGTAAAATCAGCTAACGATGCTGCAGTGGTACTTGGAGAAGCAATTTCAGGTGATAGAAAAAAATTTATTCAATTAATGAATATAACTGCAAAAAAATTGAATATGAAAAATACTAATTTTCAAAATCCTCATGGATTACATCATGAGGAGCAATATACAACTGCTAGAGATATGGCAAAATTAGCAAGTGCACTTAAGAGGGATTTTCCAAAATATTATCATCTTTTTTCTATGACATCATTTATTTACAGAGGAAAAGAAATAAAGGGACATAATCGGGTTTTAAAAAGATATGCATGGGCAGATGGATTAAAAACTGGATATGTCAATGCTTCAGGCTTTAATCTTGCAACCTCAACAAAAAAACCTGAAGCTAATTTAGTAGCTATTGTGATGGGAGGTCAAACTGCGAGAATGAGAGACGATCACATGATAGATTTATTGAATAATGCATATGCAAGATTAGGTGTTAAAGAGAAGGTGAAAAATGAGAGTATTTCTCAATCAAAATTCTTAAATGCCAAAAGAGACGTTTTTCAGTATGTTTCAGAAAGTTCCAAAAGAGCTACCAATAATAATGATGTACTAGAGATTCATTAA